Within Candidatus Woesearchaeota archaeon, the genomic segment TATTTCTTTATTTATTGATTTGTTAAAATCTAAGGCTCTTAGAGAGAAGTATGACGTTTTGGTTGAAGTTAAGAAAATTTCTTAAATTGCATGATTATTAATCATAAGTTTTTTAAATGAGTTTTTGTTCATGTTTTAAAATGATGTTTTGTCCTAAGTGCGGTTCTATGTTAATGCCTAAAAAAGTTGATGGTAAAAATGTCATTATCTGTAGTTGCGGGTATACTAATGAAAAAGTTGAAAATATAGAACTTAAAGAAGAAATAAAAAATGATAAAAAAATTGATGTTGCTTCTGAAGATGAAGGAACTTTACCGATAACTGAGGAAGAATGTAAAAAATGTGGTAATGATCGCGCGTATTATTGGCTTGTTCAGACAAGAGCAGGAGATGAGCCTGAGACTAAATTTCTTAAATGCACTAAGTGTAAGCATACATGGAGAGATTATTCTTAAGTGAATATTTTTTTTACTTGTTGATTTTCATTAATTTTGTTTGTAAATTGTTTTGATGAATTTCAAAGATTTGTATTAGTTAGGAGTGAATATTTTTAAAGTAAAACATCTTTCTTTTTTAAATGATTAAGGATAAGTGGCCAGTTTATTACGCGGATACAGTGCATCTTTCAAACAAAGGATCTAATGTGGGTGTTGTTTGTTTGTGGACTAAGAAGGAAAGATTGATAGAAAAACTTAGTGGAAATAGTTATTGTTTTATTGGTCAGTTGTATTCTAAGGAGTATGGTCTACAAATTTTGTTGAGAAATTTATTGGCTAATAATCAAATTAGGTATTTGGTTGTTACTGGCATAGATTTAAATGATAGTGCTCAGGCCTTAATAAATTTTTTTGAATTTGGAATAGATGAAAATAATAAAATTTTAGGAACTGATGTTTTTCTTGATTCAAAGATTAAAATTGAACACGTTGATATTATACGGAAAAGAGTTAAATTAGTTGATTTAAGAGATATAAGTATTGATGAAGTTGATAGAGAATTGACAAAGTTAAAAACTTTAGAATGTTCTGGTGAAGAGATATTAATAGATCTTCCAGAAATACAGCCTCCGATTAGATATCCTACTGATTTTTCCGGATTTAAAATTAGAGGGATTGATTTTTTTAGGGCTTTTCGTTTTTTATTGAAAAATATTTTGAGATTTGGAATTTATGATTCTGACAAAAAGGAAATTTTTATTGGTAACGTCAATTTTTTTGTTAAAAATTTAAGTAATGATGATTACAATTTTTTGTCAAATAGGCAGCATAAAGTTTGGTTGCCTAAAAACGAAGGTGTTTTTGTTTATAATGCTGAGGAGTACACAACTATTTTCGTTAAAGAAATGGATTGTT encodes:
- a CDS encoding DUF4346 domain-containing protein, with protein sequence MIKDKWPVYYADTVHLSNKGSNVGVVCLWTKKERLIEKLSGNSYCFIGQLYSKEYGLQILLRNLLANNQIRYLVVTGIDLNDSAQALINFFEFGIDENNKILGTDVFLDSKIKIEHVDIIRKRVKLVDLRDISIDEVDRELTKLKTLECSGEEILIDLPEIQPPIRYPTDFSGFKIRGIDFFRAFRFLLKNILRFGIYDSDKKEIFIGNVNFFVKNLSNDDYNFLSNRQHKVWLPKNEGVFVYNAEEYTTIFVKEMDCWEELKDAVLDVFSSSKKNVCFMICKAYIPENFLEDVVEVVGNSVAKKWLPDPHGNIVIRVEDNLIKAMHVDQSGNAIDEFNGKTAKEVYRKISSNIAVSMIYHAMDIGAELQKAEFALKEGKKYVQDKPIK
- a CDS encoding transcription factor S, whose protein sequence is MMFCPKCGSMLMPKKVDGKNVIICSCGYTNEKVENIELKEEIKNDKKIDVASEDEGTLPITEEECKKCGNDRAYYWLVQTRAGDEPETKFLKCTKCKHTWRDYS